TTAAGCTTTTCGTTcagtatatattttaaaaaaatgttttattttgAGTTGAATAATAAAGTTTAATAAAACTATTTATTATATAGGGTGAGGATAtactaggaagtttattttgctaggaaggctaggaagtaatcttgaccatcaattTAATTAATCAATGGCTGAGATTAAAATGGGTGAAAGTGAACAAAAAAAAAGAGGCGCGAGTTAGTTTGAGGGTATTCTAGTTCATTCAAGTCAATAGTTTCTCTTTCCTCCAATTCCCCATCGTTTTTAAAACGTTAATACCTTTTTTCATACgacaatatttttttataaaaattacaccataaaaacgagcgtttttttatctttaaaacgagcacactattgctatacttttgaaaaaaaaaattgaaaacccagatgcgtaaaacgcaatggatagaacAACACACTATAACccaggttctaaaacgcaataggttttaacatggtcatgtttatgttttaacatggtcatgtctttgttccaacatgatcatgcttcccttttaacatgatcatgttctttgatgTTATTTTACACTccagttctaaaacgcaatgaaacccaAAATCAAGATTTTGCACTACAGATTCTAAAAAGCAATGAAgctttaacatggccatgttcatgttttaacatggtcatgcttttgttccaacatgaccatgcttctattttggcatgatcatgttctttgcaccCCAGGTTGTAAAAGGCAAtgaaaccaaaaatcaatattttgcacaatggagttttaacatAGCCATGTTTaagttttaacatggtcatgcttttgttccaacatgaccatgcttctattttagcatgatcatgttctttgcttgtaaaacgcaatgaaaccaaaaatcaatattttgcactgtagttctaaaaagcaatgaagttttaacatgaccatgtttatgttttaacatggtcatgcttttgttccaacatgaccatgcttctcTTTTGGCATGATCATGTTTTATGCACCTCaggttgtaaaacgcaatgaaaacaaaaatcaatattttgcactgtaggttctaaaaagcaatagagttttaacatggccatgtttatcctttaacatggtcatgcttttgttccaacatgaccatgtttctattttagcatgatcatgttatTTGCTTGTAAAACGCAATAAAACGAAAAATCAATATCAATgaagttttaacatggccatggccatgttttaacatggtcatgctttttTTCCAACATGACCATGTTTCTACATGTTCTTTACACTCCAGGTTGTAAGACGCAATGAaacaaaaatcaatattttgcactacAGGTTCTAAAAAGTAATGGAGTTTTAACataggttctaaaaagcaatgtaGTTTTAACATGGGTATACCTtagttccaacatgatcatgcctCTGTCCAaccatgatcatgttctttgcactacaggttctaaaacgcaatgagttTTAACGTGGTCATAcctttgttccaacatgatcatgcttctattttagcatggcCATGTCTCTGTTTTAACATCCAGAAGAACAAAAATGAAAAGAACTCTAACTAAAACATAATGAGGTGAAAAACGCAATTGAGGTTTGAtaactaaaacgcaatgaaaataaaatataacataactTACAAAAGAACTCTGATTAACGACGGTGGACGGAAAAAGAACTCTAATACACCGTGGGGAAACTGGTGGCGGTGGATGGTGGAATGATGGTGTCAGATCTGAAAAACCCAACAggtggttgaagatggtggtttCAGGTCTAGTTTCCGGCAAGATGGTGGCGATCGTAggtcgtggtggtggtggtggtggtggaggtggtgatgTTGGTTGTGATGTGGTAGTTtatagttttgaaaatggtggattTGAGTATGCGGGTAAGAGAAATGAATTGCAGATGCTGAGGTTTTTTTGAAGATGGTGAGttttgaccaaaatacccctcctTATGTTTTTCATATTTGCCACATGTCATCCtcttattgcttcctatccttcctaacGAAATTAACcttctatttgatcttttcccttatTATATATGCATGCATaatattttttctaaaaaaaagaaagaaacaaagACAACGGGTGTTCGGTGTTTGTTGTCTTTGACTCCTTGTGGGCCTATTTACATTAATGTAACCAAAGCCCATCCATGATTGGTCATTCTACGTTAGTGAACCCAACCCAAATAAGTGGTGATACCACTATGCTTGAATTTGTTAAGTTGTTAACTATAAGACCACAAATAAATAACCCAGTCCATTCACTACAAGAGGATTTGCTTTTGTAAACACAATGGATAAACAACCCCTCATCATGTATGTTGTTTATATAATCCGTTTCTATACATATCTTCCTACTTCCAATCATGTGCTCGCTACATTCATCGCGTTTGTTTCGTTATCATCATGGTTCACCTTCTGGTTTAGATCTCTGTTGTTGTTGACTGATACGAGTCGCTTGTTTGACAAAAATAGTATAATTTAACATTTTAGCATAGTTTTCAGTTTCATTGTTGGAACCAAAACAAAGCTAATCAATAAAAGAATCATGGAAACTAAAACCTAATAATGTTTATCTTATCCAATGAACTCAGCATCATAGCCTTTTGTTTGTTCTAGGACAttttttgtttgatggtagtGCTTCTGACTCTTTGGACATTAGTGAACGCAATGTAGATGAAGCCTCCCCCTTACCTCTTTCTTGTTCCTGAGATATTTAATTAACAAATAACAAAGTAATAATTAATTTACGTTTTGAAAATGCTAGAGAAAAGTTAGAACATGAGGTTGAAATATTGCTTActatttgtttagaggaaactgtATTTGGTACATCAGACTTGATAAGTTCAATCTGTGTAGAAAAAAGAGCCGATACGGGCCTATGGTCGGAGAACTTGCTCTCGCTACGGAAATAAGAATGTTGTTTTACTCCTTTTCCATACCATAAGATCCTGTCACACCTGTTCCATGAACGGCATAATTACATGATGCCTTGTTTTTATAACGCAATATAAATATCGTATGATGAAGGCATTGGAGTAGATTTTGATACCATGCCGGTGTCCTTTGTTTTTCTCCTGCTCGACTAGGAAGTGTACCGGAGTACCTATTGCTGTTGAATGTGGAATACTTATATGTAGGTGCAAATTTTATGTTCCCTTCTCTCCACCCTTGAAACactccaccatctccgagttctTGCCTTAGCTGATCAAACTCTTGAAGGGCACTCCAGTCTTGCTTTTTTATTAGCTCCCTAGCTAAATCATTTTCCAAGTATAACCTGTAGTTGAGATCCCCAAACCAGAATATTTGGCTGTTCCATGAAACGATACATATTACAATCTTTGAATCACTTCTTTCGATAATCAAAGGACTCATGTAAATGTGCCAAAATGGATGGATGGGTCAGACTTGTTAGATAATTGGTCAAAATGAGTATCTATGTGGAGTTGGGTTGACCCCAAACGTTGATCATCTATAAGGGAAAAATCACCAAAATGGCCTGACCTTTTAGTTTGGCAAAATAGTCTTAACTTTTAAAATTTTCCAATCAACGAGTGGACTTAACAAGTGTCACTTGGCGCAACAGATTGAATATTGGCACAACAGATTTCCGTCTAGTGCAACATATCCATTCTCCTATGTCAGGTTAACATATGTTGCGTCAACGCAATAGGGTGTGCCATGTACTGAAAGAATTTattaactaaaaacacaaaaagtcAAATGATATTTTCGTAAATGAAAAAGTCAAGGCTATTTTATCAAATTTGTTGGTCAAAATGGCCCTTTCGGTGAttttgccatttgtacttgattttttaTCCAGAAAGTGAAGATTTAAAACATTATTTGTCTGACTGTTTTTGGTTAAAAGAACACTATATTTTATCCAGAAAATGAAGATTTAAAACACTATTTgtcttaactgtttttggttaaAAGAACATTATATTATCTCACTAATAGTATAGTTTTACAATAGAATAATTCATAAATGGACAACTTTTCCTTTTAgctaacatttttttttattttaccaaGTTAACCCTGTTAAAGAGAAATCATAACCCAAATGATCATATTTATAAGTAAACGGATTGAAATTATCACATATTGACACACACACTACTTACTCGTGTCCTAGGATTGTGAGAGGTTGAGGCGTGCATTCATCTAGAAACTGTCGAGTGAAAGTCGTTCGTTTAAAGATCTCAGAAACTTGGTAATTCCTTCTCCCCTCATCCCCTTTCTTCTCACCAGAAGCCAAGTGAGCAACAACAAAGCAGAAGCTTGTTCCTTCAATGGACATGCTAACCGCCACCGACCCTTTGTTTCCCAAATAACCCATAATCCCACATGCCACAGCACTCACTTTCACTCTTGATATATTATACTTCTCGAACAATGATGTATTTATCCACACACTTATGAACACTCCTACCATCTTCTTGCTTGCCATTAATGTGTACCTACCACAACGGTTAACAACCTCTTCATCTTCTACACTTGTCATTGATGTTTCACCTAAAGCATTGTTGAAATAGTTATAGTTCTCACAATTCACTGGATCTTCTAGCGTAGGTGTCGTCCATCGGCATGCACATTTGTTGTTAAGTATTTGTCCAATCAACAAGTTCCAGTTTGTTGCTTCAGTCATATCTTCTCCTCCGATCACAGTCTTCGCTTTCAACGGTACAATTTCTTGAAATCTATATACATAGAAAACAACTAATCATTAAACTAATTAATCTTAAGCATAGTATTTTACTATTTTAAGCGATCGAAAGAGTGAAACAATAAGTAAGCACCCGAGAACATAGATGTCGGCGGATTCTTTAACATTCAGCCATTCATCTAAATCCACAGCCAAACTCCCAACTGGAGATCTTCCTGCAACATTCCAAGTAGCCACAAATATCCTGAAACAAAAACATATGTACATTTGTAACTAAATACCAAATAATTTATAAACATCATCTACATGATACATAAAATGTAACTAAATACCAAATAATTTATAAACATCatctacataattaccaaaattAAATTAATTACCGCAATTCATCGGTTAAAATGCACGGATCAATCTCCGATGACATAAACGAAGCATCCTCATCATATTCATCTCCAGACTCATCTGCAAAGTTAATAAAAGCTATTCTAGTGAATTTAACAACATGAAGGAAAAAGGTAAGTATGAGTTTGAaagatagtttagttattacctGAAATATGTTTGGAATAAGAAGAAGGAGGTTTGGAGTAGTTGTGTTTTCGAGAAAACCAATGGGGGATTTTTCTGGTTTTGATTCGAGGTTTGTAGTGGTTATCCATGTAACGAGGTGGAAGGGACCATGCTATTATAAGTTTTATGGAATGTTTTTGATCATGGTTGATGAAGAAATGGTGTTGGGGATGTTGTATTCATCGCCCACCATAGAGAGTTAAAGGCAGAAAGAGACGACTATAGGAACACTTTGGAAAAATCACAAGGCCAACACCATGAGATGGATCTTAGCTAGCGATGATCCCGATTGACAAATATATATATCAATATTAGCATTTATTAATATACATGGTCAAAGCTTCCTTATTTAATGCAACCATCCAACTAAttattatggtttttttttttaatggcaatTTGGATTATTGACGGATTACTCGAGTATTATTGTGTCATCAACAGAActacccgatcatatccatctccactaggcataatacATATTCACCAATTAAGAAATAGACCCAAAAAATATGGAAAAAACCCGTGGGAATCGAACGTAGGACATATTGATCCCAAAgttctatcacacccccaaattgCTATTAGGCTATATAGTCATGGACTATTATGATTTTCTTTACATGTGCATAAGACCTTGTGTAATGGGGCGGCACATCACGGCGTTTCCGGCTATGGCGCCCCATAGCGCCGCGGAACATCGCTACAGGTGGCGCTATGGGGGTTTAAATCTTGGCTCTCGTGATCCTCTTCGCGGCTTTTTCATCTGCATAATCTTTCcccccactcacacacatatatatacatacatatgtatgtatgtataattaaAGGGGTTATATAACCCCCTTACCACTACACCCTCTTGCGATATAACGCCCCTTTCTTACGCATTTCGTCACTTGTCGCATAAAGCCCCCAAATGGgttttatgactacacatggcctaataGCTTTAGTTCGGGGTAAAAATTATTTATGAAAAAGCGTAACTAGTAAAATATAACTATTAGGTTGTTACACCGTGTCTTACCCGggttgaataaaaaaataaaatcaaataGTTAGTAACGAAGGTTTAAGAGTTGTAAAACGGTATTTTTAAAATacttttgagatgtgtgaataaTTGTGTCATGTATGATAAAATGTGTGATGTTTACCAACTTTATGAATATGAAAGCATTTGATCCATCAATTAGATAATCTGCATAATTAACTTTTTTATAAGTTTAGCATTCACAAGAAAATATAAGTGTATGATCAACTTTCTCATAAATTTCAGCAGTCATATTAAACACTGTTTTGTgatgttttttttataattgaTTGAATAATATATTGATGAGGCATGGAAAATCAAATCCCTAAATATTCggtttataaaaatgaaaattaatgGAATCTTAATTAAATGATTTGATATTATGATTGAAATATATATACGAAAATAAACTAATGACAACGTAATTTGTGATAATAGTATTTAAAATAACAAACAATTAGAAAATTAGTTGTA
Above is a window of Helianthus annuus cultivar XRQ/B chromosome 14, HanXRQr2.0-SUNRISE, whole genome shotgun sequence DNA encoding:
- the LOC110903984 gene encoding type I inositol polyphosphate 5-phosphatase 4 encodes the protein MDNHYKPRIKTRKIPHWFSRKHNYSKPPSSYSKHISDESGDEYDEDASFMSSEIDPCILTDELRIFVATWNVAGRSPVGSLAVDLDEWLNVKESADIYVLGFQEIVPLKAKTVIGGEDMTEATNWNLLIGQILNNKCACRWTTPTLEDPVNCENYNYFNNALGETSMTSVEDEEVVNRCGRYTLMASKKMVGVFISVWINTSLFEKYNISRVKVSAVACGIMGYLGNKGSVAVSMSIEGTSFCFVVAHLASGEKKGDEGRRNYQVSEIFKRTTFTRQFLDECTPQPLTILGHDQIFWFGDLNYRLYLENDLARELIKKQDWSALQEFDQLRQELGDGGVFQGWREGNIKFAPTYKYSTFNSNRYSGTLPSRAGEKQRTPAWCDRILWYGKGVKQHSYFRSESKFSDHRPVSALFSTQIELIKSDVPNTVSSKQIEQERGKGEASSTLRSLMSKESEALPSNKKCPRTNKRL